A window of Cumulibacter manganitolerans contains these coding sequences:
- a CDS encoding alpha,alpha-trehalose-phosphate synthase (UDP-forming) has translation MAHKSDFVVVANRLPVDRIVGGDGQTSWRRSPGGLVTAVEPLMRQREGNGAWVGWAGDASDGVDEPIAPFDNDGLTLYPVPLAAQEIEEYYEGFSNTSLWPLYHDAIVPAEYHRAWWNAYVAVNQRFADAAASVAAEGAFVWVHDYQLQLVPAMLRQKRPDLRIGFFLHIPFPPTELFGQLPWRRQILEGLLGADLVGFQTPGGAANFLRLTRDRLGLKPSGAAVQVDGRTVRARSYPISIDVSSFVELASMPEVQERARQIRHDLGDPRTVLLGIDRLDYTKGIGIRLEALEELLDEDRIDASDTVMIQVATPSRERVEQYRVLRENVERTVGRINGSYGAVGNPAVNYIHRSMPRDEIVALYLAADIMVVTPFRDGMNLVAKEYIACRLDGTGSLILSEFAGAARELKNAYLVNPYDIEGVKEVFLEAIEAPRAEQRRRMRSLQRQVTKHDVAHWAQTFVDDITRIRRENREGSR, from the coding sequence GTGGCCCACAAGAGTGATTTCGTCGTCGTCGCCAACCGCCTACCGGTCGACCGGATCGTCGGGGGTGACGGGCAGACGTCGTGGCGACGCTCCCCCGGCGGCCTGGTCACCGCGGTCGAGCCGCTCATGCGGCAGCGTGAAGGCAACGGCGCGTGGGTCGGCTGGGCCGGCGACGCCTCCGACGGCGTCGACGAGCCGATCGCGCCCTTCGACAACGACGGCCTCACCCTCTATCCCGTGCCGCTCGCGGCCCAGGAGATCGAGGAGTACTACGAGGGCTTCTCGAACACGTCGCTCTGGCCGCTGTACCACGACGCGATCGTGCCGGCGGAGTATCACCGCGCCTGGTGGAACGCCTACGTGGCGGTGAACCAGCGGTTCGCCGACGCCGCGGCGTCGGTCGCGGCCGAAGGCGCCTTCGTCTGGGTGCACGACTATCAGCTGCAGCTCGTGCCGGCCATGCTCCGCCAGAAGCGCCCCGACCTGCGCATCGGCTTCTTCCTGCACATCCCGTTCCCGCCGACCGAGCTGTTCGGCCAGCTCCCGTGGCGCCGGCAGATCCTCGAGGGGCTGCTCGGCGCCGATCTCGTCGGGTTCCAGACACCCGGCGGCGCCGCCAACTTCCTGCGCCTCACCCGCGACCGGCTGGGGCTCAAGCCGTCCGGCGCGGCCGTGCAGGTCGACGGGCGCACCGTGCGCGCCCGGTCGTACCCCATCTCCATCGACGTCTCCAGCTTCGTCGAGCTGGCCTCCATGCCGGAGGTGCAGGAACGGGCGCGGCAGATCCGGCACGACCTCGGCGACCCCAGGACCGTGCTGCTCGGCATCGACCGGCTGGACTACACGAAGGGCATCGGCATCCGGCTGGAGGCGCTCGAGGAGCTGCTCGACGAGGACCGCATCGACGCCTCCGACACGGTGATGATCCAAGTCGCCACCCCGAGCCGCGAGCGCGTCGAGCAGTACCGCGTGCTGCGCGAGAACGTCGAGCGCACGGTGGGCCGGATCAACGGGTCGTACGGCGCGGTCGGCAACCCCGCGGTCAACTACATCCATCGCTCGATGCCGCGCGACGAGATCGTCGCGCTGTACCTGGCCGCCGACATCATGGTGGTGACACCGTTCCGAGACGGCATGAACCTGGTCGCGAAGGAGTACATCGCGTGCCGCCTCGACGGCACGGGCAGCCTGATCCTCTCGGAGTTCGCCGGGGCGGCCCGCGAGCTGAAGAACGCGTACCTCGTGAACCCGTACGACATCGAGGGGGTCAAGGAGGTGTTCCTGGAGGCCATCGAGGCGCCGCGCGCCGAGCAACGCCGCAGGATGCGGTCGCTGCAGCGCCAGGTCACCAAGCACGACGTCGCGCACTGGGCGCAGACCTTCGTCGACGACATCACGAGAATCCGGCGCGAGAACCGCGAGGGCAGCCGATGA
- the otsB gene encoding trehalose-phosphatase, whose protein sequence is MSTEPINLPDDALRAIDALSRTDHLLVASDFDGTMAPIVDVPADARTDPQTQVALAELAGLAATTVAVVSGRALDVLAELTALPSSVHLVGSHGVEFDSDFSAGLTDEERARLAELNRQADDLAARFPGLFVEKKPASTALHYRHVAADARDAAVDAIQRGPCVIPGVHLTAGKQVVEIAAIETSKGLALERLREIDGATAVVFLGDDVTDESAFVRLSAPDVGVKVGEGKTAADVRIPDTAAVARFLTELAARRREHLGA, encoded by the coding sequence ATGAGCACCGAGCCGATCAACCTGCCGGACGACGCGCTCCGCGCCATCGATGCGCTGAGCCGCACCGACCACCTCCTCGTCGCGTCGGACTTCGACGGCACCATGGCGCCGATCGTCGACGTGCCTGCCGACGCGCGGACCGACCCGCAGACCCAGGTCGCTCTGGCCGAGCTCGCCGGGCTGGCCGCCACGACGGTCGCGGTCGTGTCCGGGCGCGCGCTCGACGTGCTCGCGGAGCTCACCGCGCTCCCCTCCTCCGTGCACCTGGTGGGCTCGCACGGCGTCGAGTTCGACAGCGATTTCTCCGCCGGCCTGACCGACGAGGAACGCGCCCGGCTCGCCGAGCTGAACCGGCAGGCGGACGACCTGGCCGCGCGGTTCCCGGGCTTGTTCGTCGAGAAGAAACCGGCGAGCACCGCCCTGCACTACCGGCACGTCGCCGCCGACGCGCGCGACGCGGCGGTGGACGCGATCCAGCGCGGCCCGTGCGTCATCCCCGGCGTGCACCTGACCGCGGGCAAGCAGGTCGTCGAGATCGCGGCGATCGAGACGAGCAAGGGGCTGGCCCTGGAACGGCTCCGGGAGATCGACGGCGCGACCGCGGTCGTCTTCCTCGGCGACGACGTCACCGACGAGAGCGCGTTCGTGCGGCTGTCGGCCCCCGACGTGGGCGTGAAGGTCGGCGAGGGCAAGACCGCCGCCGACGTGCGGATCCCCGACACGGCAGCCGTCGCCCGCTTTCTCACCGAGCTCGCCGCCCGACGCCGGGAGCACCTCGGCGCCTGA
- a CDS encoding S9 family peptidase, with translation MQPRDLDKIRTLSSPTVDPSGRYVVFAVSRPDTTENRYVSSLWRVPVKGTDAPAQFTYGSSDSSPAYSPDGSRIAFLRADDDRKPQIWLIAATGGDARQVTSAPLGVTQFAWSPDGTQIAYSARVPEPGRYGTDKDVSPEQEAPRLIEGVRYLADGLGYLNDRPSKIFLVADLAGEGIPEARALTSGPGDDTNPLFMSAGARVGFIASRTKSGRFVPDTMVEDLCSVDLRGKKFQRHTPGTGSVARAVVDPAGDRVYVGRTDLGRSRQDFVARNMVWYRLGDDAPLTDPETDHAEPVAVATESGLIGVFSVRGDAHVRSLGDALATVLDGDVSATGVAASGKVVAVVASTPDSYGEIYVGSARSLTRRSSFAGSLTGTAAPIPRTELVASSTDDYPVHGWVLKPQAGKGPFPVVLMVHGGPYAQYTGNLFDEAQVLAGAGYAVVMCNPRGGAGYGAAHGRSLKGAIGTVDVDDILAFLDEALRDKQLDAKRVGIMGGSYGGLMTTWILGHSDRFVAGISERAVNAWDSFAGTSDIGWFFADEYAGSHIMSQSPLTHAGNIDTPMLIIHSERDFRCPLEQGQRLFALLQKRGVPSKLLIFPGEGHELSRSGQPRHRLQRFEHILDWWAEYLPTS, from the coding sequence ATGCAGCCACGCGACCTCGACAAGATCCGCACCCTCTCGTCGCCGACGGTCGACCCGTCCGGAAGGTACGTGGTCTTCGCGGTGAGCCGCCCGGACACCACCGAGAACCGTTACGTCTCCAGCCTGTGGCGGGTCCCCGTCAAGGGCACCGACGCGCCGGCGCAGTTCACCTACGGCAGCAGCGACTCGTCGCCGGCGTACTCGCCGGACGGCAGCCGGATCGCCTTCCTGCGGGCGGACGACGACCGCAAGCCGCAGATCTGGCTGATCGCCGCGACGGGCGGCGACGCCCGGCAGGTCACGTCCGCGCCGTTGGGCGTCACCCAGTTCGCGTGGTCGCCGGACGGCACCCAGATCGCCTACAGCGCCCGGGTTCCCGAGCCGGGACGCTACGGGACCGACAAGGACGTCAGCCCCGAGCAGGAGGCGCCCCGGCTGATCGAGGGGGTGCGCTACCTGGCGGACGGCCTCGGCTACCTGAACGACCGGCCGTCGAAGATCTTCCTCGTCGCGGACCTCGCCGGCGAGGGCATACCCGAGGCGCGCGCGCTCACCTCCGGGCCGGGAGACGACACAAATCCGCTGTTCATGAGCGCCGGTGCGCGCGTCGGGTTCATCGCGAGCCGTACCAAGTCGGGTCGGTTCGTGCCGGACACGATGGTCGAGGACCTGTGCTCGGTCGATCTGCGCGGCAAGAAGTTCCAGCGCCACACCCCGGGCACCGGGTCGGTGGCCCGCGCTGTCGTCGATCCCGCGGGCGATCGGGTGTACGTCGGCCGCACCGACCTCGGGCGGTCGAGGCAGGACTTCGTCGCCCGCAACATGGTCTGGTACCGCCTCGGCGACGACGCACCGCTGACCGACCCGGAGACCGACCACGCGGAGCCGGTCGCCGTCGCGACCGAGAGCGGCCTCATCGGCGTCTTCTCGGTGCGCGGTGACGCGCACGTCCGGTCGCTCGGGGACGCCCTCGCCACCGTGCTCGACGGGGACGTCAGCGCGACCGGCGTGGCCGCCTCCGGCAAGGTGGTCGCCGTGGTCGCCTCCACGCCGGACTCCTACGGCGAGATCTACGTCGGCAGCGCCCGGTCGCTGACCCGGCGGTCGAGCTTCGCAGGCTCCCTCACCGGGACGGCCGCGCCGATCCCGCGCACCGAGCTGGTCGCCTCCAGCACCGACGACTACCCGGTGCACGGCTGGGTGCTGAAGCCGCAAGCCGGGAAGGGCCCGTTCCCGGTCGTGCTGATGGTGCACGGCGGCCCGTACGCCCAGTACACGGGCAACCTGTTCGACGAGGCCCAGGTGCTCGCCGGCGCGGGGTACGCCGTCGTGATGTGCAATCCGCGCGGGGGCGCCGGGTACGGCGCCGCGCACGGCCGGTCCCTGAAGGGGGCCATCGGGACGGTCGACGTGGACGACATCCTCGCCTTCCTGGACGAGGCGCTGCGCGACAAGCAGCTCGACGCCAAGCGGGTCGGCATCATGGGCGGCTCCTACGGCGGCCTGATGACCACCTGGATCCTGGGCCACTCGGACCGGTTCGTGGCCGGGATCAGCGAACGAGCGGTGAACGCCTGGGACAGCTTCGCGGGCACGAGCGACATCGGCTGGTTCTTCGCCGACGAGTACGCCGGCTCGCACATCATGTCTCAGTCACCGCTGACGCATGCCGGGAACATCGACACCCCGATGCTGATCATCCACAGCGAGCGCGACTTCCGCTGCCCCCTGGAGCAGGGCCAGCGGTTGTTCGCGCTGCTGCAGAAGCGCGGCGTCCCGTCGAAGCTGCTGATCTTCCCCGGCGAGGGGCACGAGCTGAGCCGATCGGGGCAGCCTCGGCACCGGCTGCAGCGCTTCGAGCACATCCTCGACTGGTGGGCCGAGTACCTGCCGACGTCCTGA
- a CDS encoding TerC family protein, translated as MTGVLAQTNPDTGAPFFPAWVWLVTIGAVLALMAVDLFIVDHNPHEVSTKEAARWVTFYVALAVLFGLGIWYFVDGTHSIEFFSGYILEYSLSVDNLFVFVLIMSSFAVPKKHQHRVLLIGILIALVLRTLFIVLGAAVISRFQPVFFLFGAFLLYTAWKLATESDDDEDEYEESKLIRMVRKVYPVTDDYHGAKTSVKIDGKRWLTPMFIVMLAIGSTDLLFALDSIPAIFGVTKEPFIVFTANAFALMGLRQLYFLIGGLLDKLVYLSKGLSIILGFIGVKLIYEACAALGWLPHIETRLLTIISLGFIVVVLAITTVLSLRRSRRDDEVRDAEAQQAISGYDGDPQTQ; from the coding sequence GTGACGGGCGTTCTCGCCCAGACCAACCCCGACACCGGCGCGCCGTTCTTCCCCGCGTGGGTCTGGCTGGTCACGATCGGCGCCGTCCTGGCGCTGATGGCCGTCGACCTCTTCATCGTCGACCACAACCCGCACGAGGTCTCCACCAAGGAGGCCGCTCGGTGGGTCACGTTCTACGTCGCGCTCGCCGTGCTGTTCGGGCTCGGCATCTGGTACTTCGTCGACGGCACGCACTCGATCGAGTTCTTCTCGGGCTACATCCTCGAGTACTCGCTGAGCGTCGACAACCTGTTCGTCTTCGTGCTCATCATGAGCTCGTTCGCGGTGCCGAAGAAGCACCAGCACCGCGTGCTGCTGATCGGCATCCTGATCGCGCTCGTCCTGCGCACGCTGTTCATCGTGCTGGGCGCCGCCGTCATCAGCCGGTTCCAGCCGGTCTTCTTCCTGTTCGGCGCGTTCCTGCTCTACACGGCGTGGAAGCTGGCCACGGAGTCGGACGACGACGAGGACGAGTACGAGGAGAGCAAGCTCATCCGGATGGTCCGCAAGGTCTACCCGGTGACCGACGACTACCACGGCGCGAAGACCTCGGTGAAGATCGACGGCAAGCGCTGGCTGACGCCGATGTTCATCGTCATGCTGGCGATCGGCTCGACCGACCTGCTGTTCGCGCTCGACTCGATCCCGGCGATCTTCGGCGTCACCAAGGAGCCGTTCATCGTGTTCACGGCGAACGCGTTCGCGCTGATGGGTCTGCGGCAGCTCTACTTCCTGATCGGCGGCCTGCTCGACAAGCTCGTGTACCTCTCGAAGGGCCTGTCGATCATCCTCGGGTTCATCGGCGTGAAGCTCATCTACGAGGCGTGCGCGGCGCTGGGCTGGCTGCCGCACATCGAGACGCGGCTGCTCACCATCATCTCGCTCGGCTTCATCGTCGTCGTCCTCGCCATCACCACCGTGCTCAGCCTGCGCAGGAGCCGCCGCGACGACGAGGTGCGGGACGCGGAGGCGCAGCAGGCGATCTCTGGGTACGACGGGGATCCTCAGACGCAGTAA
- a CDS encoding amidase → MIDDSLRGPFYGYGLEEARDLVARSGVRAVAEQALDAIDRINPALNAFVYVDRAQVLRDADRLDALPASERGPLFGLPVAVKDLVDVAGWPVTHGSRLNAARVAGEDAAVVTRLREAGALILGMTLTHEFAYGPTGDISHQGPSHNPHDLDRMTGGSSAGSGAAVAAGLVPLALGTDTGGSVRVPAALCGCVGLKPAHGEVPVQGVHDLAPTLDHVGVLATSADLAWLGWSVLTGRPEPEPVAPQWSWLDIDAVPLVDRRIARAVRALYDEVSENSTVDVSLGNWPEMRGTAGTIMSREAYDVHAHQIDARRDEYDPSTWERIDSGRHIDDAQYDEALRTRGLWRESLQQFLDDDQVLAAPTVGITAPTIGEREMSVDGEPGLSTRIVTNLTVRWNLVGFPAISIPAGELDGLPYGIQLIAKPGCEGALRAATAQVTAAGAPLGRPERA, encoded by the coding sequence ATGATCGACGACTCGTTGCGCGGACCCTTCTACGGCTACGGACTCGAGGAGGCCCGCGACCTCGTCGCGCGTTCCGGTGTCCGGGCGGTCGCCGAGCAGGCGCTCGACGCGATCGACCGGATCAACCCTGCCCTCAACGCCTTCGTGTACGTCGACCGGGCGCAGGTCTTGCGGGACGCCGACCGGCTCGACGCGCTGCCGGCGAGCGAGCGCGGACCGCTGTTCGGCCTCCCGGTCGCCGTCAAGGACCTCGTCGACGTGGCGGGCTGGCCGGTCACCCACGGCTCCCGGCTCAACGCCGCCCGCGTCGCCGGGGAGGACGCCGCCGTGGTGACCCGGCTGCGCGAGGCCGGAGCGCTGATCCTCGGGATGACGCTCACCCACGAGTTCGCCTACGGCCCCACCGGGGACATCAGCCACCAGGGCCCGAGCCACAACCCGCACGACCTCGACCGGATGACCGGCGGCTCGTCGGCCGGCAGCGGGGCCGCCGTCGCGGCCGGTCTGGTGCCGCTCGCCCTCGGCACCGACACCGGCGGCTCGGTACGGGTGCCCGCGGCACTGTGCGGCTGCGTCGGGCTCAAGCCGGCGCACGGCGAGGTCCCGGTGCAGGGCGTGCACGACCTCGCCCCGACCCTCGACCACGTGGGCGTGCTGGCCACCAGCGCCGACCTGGCGTGGCTCGGATGGTCGGTGCTGACCGGTCGCCCGGAGCCCGAGCCGGTGGCCCCGCAGTGGTCGTGGCTGGACATCGACGCAGTGCCGCTGGTCGACCGCCGGATCGCGCGCGCGGTGCGCGCCCTGTACGACGAGGTCTCCGAGAACAGCACCGTCGACGTGTCCCTGGGCAACTGGCCGGAGATGCGCGGGACGGCGGGCACCATCATGAGCCGCGAGGCGTACGACGTCCACGCGCACCAGATCGACGCCCGCCGTGACGAGTACGACCCGTCCACCTGGGAGCGCATCGACTCGGGGCGGCACATCGACGACGCCCAGTACGACGAGGCACTGCGCACGAGAGGCCTCTGGCGGGAGTCCCTCCAGCAGTTCCTGGACGACGACCAGGTGCTCGCGGCGCCGACGGTCGGGATCACGGCCCCGACGATCGGCGAGCGGGAGATGTCCGTCGACGGCGAGCCGGGGCTGAGCACCCGCATCGTCACCAACCTGACGGTGCGCTGGAACCTGGTCGGCTTCCCGGCGATCAGCATCCCCGCGGGCGAGCTCGACGGCCTCCCGTACGGCATCCAGCTGATCGCCAAGCCGGGCTGCGAGGGCGCGCTGCGCGCCGCCACCGCACAGGTCACAGCCGCCGGAGCGCCGCTCGGGCGTCCCGAACGGGCATAA
- a CDS encoding flavodoxin, which yields MSDRKKVLVVHHTVSISTAAVHEAALQGLGIEELGVIEACSLPALTAGAHDTLTAAGVVLLSPVNIGYLAGAMKHYFDQIYYPCLEATKSLPFAAVLHSNSDASGALRALEAITTGMQWQPVADPLVVAGDPDAEVREQIAELAGTVGAYAAGMT from the coding sequence ATGAGCGACCGGAAGAAGGTCCTCGTCGTCCACCACACCGTCTCGATCTCGACCGCCGCGGTGCACGAGGCCGCCCTCCAGGGGCTGGGCATCGAGGAGCTGGGCGTGATCGAGGCCTGCTCGCTGCCCGCGCTCACCGCCGGCGCGCACGACACGCTCACCGCGGCCGGCGTCGTGCTGCTGTCACCGGTGAACATCGGCTACCTCGCGGGCGCGATGAAGCACTACTTCGACCAGATCTACTACCCGTGCCTCGAGGCGACGAAGTCGCTGCCGTTCGCGGCGGTGCTGCACTCCAACAGCGATGCCTCGGGTGCGCTGCGCGCGCTGGAGGCCATCACCACGGGCATGCAGTGGCAACCGGTGGCGGACCCGCTGGTGGTCGCCGGCGACCCCGACGCGGAGGTCCGGGAGCAGATCGCCGAGCTCGCCGGCACCGTGGGTGCGTACGCCGCCGGAATGACGTAG
- a CDS encoding GIY-YIG nuclease family protein — protein sequence MFKGGTMYILRCADDTLYVGSTTDLESRMWQHQNGGGAAYTRRRRPVELVYTESFDSADAAFYREKQVQGWSRAKRDALIEGRLDDITSNMSTTWAKNRAAERDARGRRPG from the coding sequence ATGTTCAAAGGCGGAACGATGTACATCCTGAGGTGCGCCGACGACACGCTCTATGTCGGCAGCACAACCGACCTGGAGAGCCGAATGTGGCAGCACCAGAACGGCGGCGGCGCGGCATACACGCGGCGTCGGCGGCCGGTCGAGCTTGTCTACACCGAATCCTTCGACTCGGCGGACGCCGCCTTCTACCGCGAGAAGCAGGTGCAGGGCTGGAGCCGTGCCAAGCGCGATGCGCTCATCGAGGGGCGACTCGACGACATCACGTCGAACATGTCGACGACGTGGGCGAAGAACCGCGCCGCAGAGCGCGACGCGCGCGGACGTCGTCCGGGCTGA
- the uvrB gene encoding excinuclease ABC subunit UvrB, whose protein sequence is MRTKSDLVPTKGTFEVISEFQPSGDQPTAIDDLERRIRAGEQNVVLLGATGTGKSATTAWLIERVQRPTLVMAHNKTLAAQLANEFRELLPNNAVEYFVSYYDYYQPEAYVPQTDTYIEKDSSVNEEVERLRHKATMSLLTRRDVIVVATVSCIYGLGTPKEYVDSSVRLKVGEEFDRDRLLRKLVDMQYARNDIAFSRGTFRVRGDTVEIIPAYEELALRIEMFGDEIEKLFHLNPLTGEVVGETEEIFIFPATHYAAGPEAIERAVRGIELELEQRLAELEKQGKLLEAQRLRMRTQYDVEMIRQVGFCSGIENYSRHLDGRAPGSAPSCLLDYFPDDFLLVIDESHQTVPQIGAMYEGDMSRKRTLVDHGFRLPSAMDNRPLKFEEFTERIGQTVYLSATPGKYELDLAHGEFVEQVIRPTGLIDPEVVVKPTKGQIDDLVHEIRERTERDERVLVTTLTKKMAEDLTDYLLELGIRVRYLHSEVDTLRRVELLKELRQGEYDVLVGINLLREGLDLPEVSLVAILDADKEGFLRSGTSLIQTIGRAARNVSGQVHMYADTITPSMAQAIDETNRRRDKQRAYNEEHGIDPQPLRKKIVDILDGIYREADDAIPVGGSGRAQSRGKKSIPGGGGAESAGIIPDDVQSLPRAELADLIAKLQEQMLASARELQFELAARLRDEIGDLKKELRAMDRAGV, encoded by the coding sequence GTGCGAACCAAGAGCGATCTAGTACCCACCAAGGGCACCTTCGAGGTGATCAGCGAGTTCCAGCCGTCCGGCGACCAGCCGACCGCGATCGACGATCTCGAGCGGCGCATCCGGGCGGGCGAGCAGAACGTCGTCCTGCTCGGCGCCACCGGTACCGGCAAGTCGGCGACGACCGCGTGGCTGATCGAGCGGGTGCAGCGCCCGACCCTCGTCATGGCCCACAACAAGACGCTGGCGGCGCAGCTGGCCAACGAGTTCCGCGAGCTGCTGCCGAACAACGCCGTGGAGTACTTCGTCTCGTACTACGACTACTACCAGCCCGAGGCCTACGTCCCGCAGACCGACACCTATATCGAGAAGGACTCCTCGGTCAACGAGGAGGTCGAGCGGCTGCGCCACAAGGCGACGATGTCGCTGCTGACCCGCCGCGACGTGATCGTGGTCGCGACCGTCTCGTGCATCTACGGCCTGGGCACCCCCAAGGAGTACGTCGACTCGTCGGTCCGGCTGAAGGTCGGCGAGGAGTTCGACCGGGACCGGCTGCTGCGCAAGCTGGTCGACATGCAGTACGCGCGCAACGACATCGCGTTCTCGCGCGGGACGTTCCGGGTGCGCGGCGACACCGTCGAGATCATCCCGGCCTACGAGGAGCTCGCGCTGCGCATCGAGATGTTCGGCGACGAGATCGAGAAGCTCTTCCACCTCAACCCGCTCACCGGCGAGGTCGTCGGCGAGACGGAGGAGATCTTCATCTTCCCGGCGACGCACTACGCCGCGGGCCCGGAGGCGATCGAGCGCGCGGTGCGCGGCATCGAGCTCGAGCTCGAGCAGCGGCTGGCCGAGCTCGAGAAGCAGGGCAAGCTGCTGGAGGCGCAGCGGCTGCGGATGCGCACCCAGTACGACGTCGAGATGATCCGGCAGGTCGGGTTCTGCTCCGGCATCGAGAACTACTCGCGGCACCTCGACGGGCGGGCGCCCGGCTCCGCGCCGTCCTGCCTGCTCGACTACTTCCCGGACGACTTCCTGCTGGTGATCGACGAGTCGCACCAGACGGTGCCGCAGATCGGCGCGATGTACGAAGGGGACATGTCGCGCAAGCGCACCCTGGTCGACCACGGCTTCCGGCTGCCCAGCGCGATGGACAACCGGCCGCTGAAGTTCGAGGAGTTCACCGAGCGCATCGGGCAGACCGTCTACCTTTCCGCGACGCCGGGCAAGTACGAGCTGGACCTGGCGCACGGTGAGTTCGTCGAGCAGGTGATCCGTCCGACCGGCCTGATCGATCCCGAGGTCGTCGTCAAGCCGACCAAGGGCCAGATCGACGACCTGGTCCACGAGATCCGCGAGCGCACCGAGCGGGACGAGCGCGTCCTGGTCACCACGCTCACCAAGAAGATGGCCGAGGACCTCACCGACTACCTGCTCGAGCTCGGTATCCGGGTCCGCTACCTGCACAGCGAGGTCGACACGCTGCGGCGCGTGGAGCTGCTCAAGGAGCTGCGGCAGGGCGAGTACGACGTCCTCGTCGGCATCAACCTGCTGCGCGAGGGCCTCGACCTGCCGGAGGTGTCGCTGGTGGCGATCCTCGACGCCGACAAGGAGGGCTTCCTGCGGTCGGGCACCTCGCTGATCCAGACGATCGGGCGCGCGGCGCGCAACGTCTCCGGCCAGGTGCACATGTACGCCGACACGATCACGCCGTCCATGGCGCAGGCGATCGACGAGACCAACCGGCGGCGCGACAAGCAACGCGCGTACAACGAAGAGCACGGCATCGACCCCCAGCCGCTGCGCAAGAAGATCGTCGACATCCTCGACGGGATCTACCGCGAGGCGGACGACGCGATCCCGGTCGGCGGCAGCGGCCGGGCCCAGTCCCGCGGCAAGAAGTCGATCCCGGGCGGCGGGGGAGCGGAGTCGGCCGGCATCATCCCGGACGACGTCCAGTCGCTTCCGCGGGCCGAGCTCGCCGACCTCATTGCGAAGCTGCAGGAGCAGATGCTGGCCTCGGCACGGGAGCTGCAGTTCGAGCTGGCCGCGCGGCTGCGCGACGAGATCGGCGACCTGAAGAAGGAACTGCGCGCCATGGACCGCGCCGGCGTCTGA